One Centropristis striata isolate RG_2023a ecotype Rhode Island chromosome 22, C.striata_1.0, whole genome shotgun sequence genomic window carries:
- the LOC131960454 gene encoding epidermal growth factor receptor kinase substrate 8-like codes for MIELTQISCSGTGYPEFPISGFSLRPFLVGEVLQELTSLDPKKPAGSDELAAFFIKIAAPIIATPLTDIFNLSLQTAEIPSDWKEATVTPLFKGVSKGVPQGSILGPTLFSIYINNIPLSSGNSLIHLYADDTILYATGPSPNTVIKTLQDSFLHIQQAFTHLKLSLNTSKTKVMWFCRKGAKPPPVLNITTSEGTSLDQVTVYKYLGIWLDSTLSFSNHISNIQSRVKAKLGFLYRNRFTFTSSAKLTLIKMTILPMIDYGDIIYRSACKDGQQRSLWEDGGPVEVTAAAVDRDVQILNHVLDDIEFFVTKLQKAAEAFNELAKRKKVKKGKKKGPGEGVLTLRSKPPTEDELVVCLQKFKHAFNQLGKLKDLIQNPSADELLHFLFSPLRMVVQAAGGVDLARSVVVPLLTRDAIDFLHAAGTAEERHLWVALGDGWTKCRLEWPKDHYFPPCVLTFRDGWEPPGPPGPSGPSGPPGATMSREQELSQLMESLSNADLQRHDELRSRLEQQQQQHLLPAPPADGYASFSSSYKHLQLLDQETAVAAFKHAVSRHRDRSFDADRVEQKLFAKSKYDFVARNNTELSLVKDELVQVMDDRKQWWKVRNGCGASGYVPNNILEITKAVDVTGRGEPIYSHTIQKQTTRTDYVSSKPLAAATPPPPTPPPPAPAARLPTPPLPPPATATATMEPAKPPGAAVGRHDSSTSSDSVALRESSQRAPPTSRRKSNMEEVQDELMTRLTLGRSANKKLQAATRSSSLPANSITYDSSPDHVRAWLEAKGFSPVTITSLGVLTGAQLFSLNKEELKTVCPDDGARVFSQVTVQKAALEKSSGSELQEIMRRRQEKLAASTADSGVESFDEGSNH; via the exons ATGATTGAACTAACTCAGATCAGCTGTTCTGGAACCGGATACCCAGAGTTTCCCATCTCAGG TTTTTCCCTTCGGCCCTTCTTGGTGGGAGAGGTCTTGCAGGAATTAACCTCACTGGACCCCAAAAAACCAGCTGGGTCTGATGAGCTTGCTGCATTCTTTATCAAGATTGCTGCCCCCATCATTGCAACTCCCTTGACAGACATCTTTAACCTCTCCCTCCAGACGGCCGAGATTCCATCCGATTGGAAAGAAGCAACTGTAACTCCTCTGTTTAAGGGTG TATCCAAGGGTGTCCCCCAAGGCTCCATACTCGGTCCTACACTGTTCTCCATATACATTAACAACATACCTCTGTCTTCTGGTAACTCACTTATTCACCTATATGCTGATGACACAATCCTCTACGCCACTGGTCCTTCCCCCAACACTGTAATCAAAACACTTCAAGATAGCTTCCTCCACATCCAACAGGCTTTCACTCACCTTAAACTGTCTCTAAACACCTCAAAAACCAAGGTCATGTGGTTCTGTCGTAAGGGTGCTAAACCCCCCCCCGTCCTCAATATCACCACCAGCGAGGGTACTTCCCTGGACCAGGTCACGGTCTATAAGTACTTGGGCATTTGGTTAGACAGCACACTATCCTTTTCCAACCACATCTCAAACATCCAATCCAGAGTAAAGGCCAAACTCGGGTTCCTCTACAGAAACCGTTTCACCTTCACCTCCTCTGCCAAACTCACCCTCATCAAAATGACAATTCTCCCCATGATTGATTATGGTGACATCATATACAGGTCTGCATGCAAAG ATGGTCAGCAGCGGTCGCTCTGGGAGGACGGCGGGCCGGTGGAGGTGACGGCGGCGGCGGTGGACCGGGACGTG CAAATCCTGAACCACGTCCTGGACGACATCGAGTTCTTCGTCACCAAACTGCAGAAAGCTGCCGAGGCCTTCAACGAGCTCGCCAAGAGGAAGAAGGTCAAGAAGGGCAAGAAGAAAGGTCCGGGGG AGGGCGTCCTGACGCTGCGCTCCAAACCTCCCACTGAGGACGAGCTGGTCGTCTGTCTGCAGAAGTTCAAACACGCCTTCAACCAGCTG gGGAAACTGAAGGATCTCATCCAGAACCCGAGTGCTGACGAGCTGCTCCACTTCCTGTTCTCTCCGCTCCGGATG GTGGTCCAGGCGGCGGGCGGCGTGGACCTGGCTCGTAGCGTGGTCGTCCCTCTGCTGACCAGAGACGCCATCGACTTCCTGCACGCCGCGGGGACGGCCGAGGAGAGACACCTGTGGGTCGCCCTGGGAGACGGGTGGACCAAATGCAG GTTGGAGTGGCCCAAGGATCACTACTTCCCCCCCTGTGTGCTGACGTTCAGGGACGGCTGGGAGCCTCCGGGGCCCCCGGGGCCCTCGGGGCCCTCGGGGCCCCCAGGGGCCACCATGTCCAGAGAGCAGGAGCTGAGCCAGCTGATGGAGAGTCTGTCCAACGCCGACCTGCAGAGACACGACGAGCTACGCAGCAGACTGGAG cagcagcagcagcagcacctcctccctgctcctcctgcagacGGGTACGcctccttcagctcctcctACAAACACCTCCAGCTGCTGGATCAGGAAACGGCCGTGGCGGCTTTCAAACACGCCGTCAGCCGCCACCGGGACCG gAGTTTTGATGCCGACAGAGTTGAACAGAAACTTTTTGCCAAATCTAAATACGACTTTGTAGCGAGGAACAACACGGAGCTGTCGCTGGTCAAAGACGAGCTCGTCCAG GTTATGGACGACaggaagcagtggtggaaggtcCGTAATGGCTGCGGGGCGTCCGGCTACGTGCCAAACAACATCCTGGAGATCACCAAAGCGGTGGACGTGACGGGCCGAGGGGAGCCCATCTACAGCCACACCATCCAG AAGCAGACCACCAGGACCGACTACGTCTCCAGTAAACCGCTGGCTGCAGCCACGCCCCCGCCCCCCACGCCGCCCCCCCCGGCCCCCGCCGCCCGCCTGCCCACGCCGCCGCTGCCCCCccccgccaccgccaccgccaccatgGAGCCCGCCAAGCCGCCCGGCGCCGCCGTCGGCCGCCATGACAGCAGCACGTCCAGCGACAGCGTGGCGCTGAGGGAGAGCAGCCAGAGAGCCCCGCCCACCAGcc GCAGGAAGTCCAACATGGAGGAGGTTCAGGACGAGCTGATGACGCGCCTGACGCTCGGCCGCAGCGCCAACAAGAAGCTGCAGGCGGCGACTCGTAGCAGCAGCCTGCCGGCCAACAGCATCACCTACGACTCGTCCCCCGACCACGTCAGGGCGTGGCTCGAGGCCAAGGGCTTCAGCCCCGT cacCATCACCAGCCTCGGCGTCCTGACCGGAGCGCAGCTGTTTTCTCTCAACAAGGAGGAGCTGAAGACGGTTTGTCCCGACGACGGCGCCCGAGTCTTCAGCCAAGTCACCGTGCAGAAGGCGGCGCTGGAG aAGAGTTCAGGCTCTGAGCTCCAGGAGATCATGAGGAGGCGGCAGGAGAAACTGGCAGCCAGCACCGCAGACTCAGGAGTAGAGTCCTTCGATGAGGGCAGCAACCactga